The genomic interval CTGTATCCTCGATGAGGTGGACGCGCCGCTGGATGATGCCAACGTAGGTAAATTCACCAATATGATCCGTAAGTTCTCAGACAATTCGCAGTTCATTATTGTAACGCACAATAAGCAAACAATGGCGGCTGTGGATGTGATCTACGGGGTTACCATGCAGGAGCCTGGAGTGAGTAAGCTTGTACCGGTGGATTTCAGGAGTCTTAACTAAGTTAATCATCAATAAAGCAAACCAAAAAAACTACATATCATGGGCACATGGGGTACCAGAAACTTCGAAAATGATGGCTCGCAAGACTGGGTATTTGAAATGATGGACAACAAAGATGGCGGCATGGTAGCCGACACATTGCAGTTCACGCTTAACAAAGATGGCGTATTGGATATATCCGAATGCGAAGACGCCTTGGCTGCAGCAGAAGTAGTAGCTGCGCTGGCTGGTAAAGCAAGTG from Chitinophaga filiformis carries:
- a CDS encoding DUF4259 domain-containing protein yields the protein MGTWGTRNFENDGSQDWVFEMMDNKDGGMVADTLQFTLNKDGVLDISECEDALAAAEVVAALAGKASEDFPEDPLDNLDSLQLLATPALRKLAANVVEKIRTASEMKDVRTEEGQLDSWDGVLADLIKRLGH